A genome region from Sphingobium sp. WTD-1 includes the following:
- a CDS encoding ectoine synthase gives MIVRKLQDIRKSDHNVKSKGWESARLLLKDDNMGFSFHVTTMYAGEELHMHYQNHLEAVLVLKGTGTIEDLGTGITHQLAPGVMYALNAHDQHIVRPETDILCACTFNPPVTGKEVHDENGAYPADISAAREPALAD, from the coding sequence ATGATCGTTCGCAAGCTTCAGGACATCCGCAAGTCCGACCACAATGTGAAGTCCAAGGGCTGGGAAAGCGCCCGCCTTCTGCTGAAGGACGACAATATGGGCTTTTCCTTCCACGTGACCACCATGTACGCGGGCGAGGAACTGCACATGCACTACCAGAACCATCTGGAGGCGGTGCTGGTGCTCAAGGGCACGGGCACGATCGAAGATCTGGGCACCGGCATCACCCATCAACTGGCGCCCGGCGTCATGTATGCGCTCAATGCCCATGACCAGCATATCGTGCGGCCGGAAACCGACATATTGTGCGCCTGCACCTTCAATCCGCCGGTCACCGGCAAGGAAGTGCATGACGAGAATGGCGCCTATCCCGCTGATATCAGCGCCGCGCGCGAGCCTGCGCTGGCCGACTGA
- the ectA gene encoding diaminobutyrate acetyltransferase gives MIAACPPLDPNSAYCNLLQCTDFADYCIVAERGSAVVGWVSGYRSPAAPDTFFVWQVAVSSAARGQRLAGRMIEALLARPAQAGVTYLTTTITDDNRASWALFQGLARRWGVRIEKTARFEEQAHFAGAHATEWQARIGPLPTPAQS, from the coding sequence TTGATTGCAGCCTGTCCGCCGCTTGATCCCAATTCGGCCTATTGCAACCTGCTGCAATGCACCGACTTTGCCGACTACTGCATCGTTGCCGAGCGTGGCAGTGCGGTGGTCGGCTGGGTATCGGGCTATCGCTCCCCGGCAGCACCCGACACGTTCTTCGTGTGGCAGGTCGCGGTGTCGTCCGCCGCGCGCGGCCAGCGCCTTGCCGGGCGCATGATCGAGGCGCTGCTGGCCCGGCCCGCGCAGGCCGGCGTCACCTATCTGACGACGACCATCACCGACGATAATCGCGCCTCCTGGGCCCTGTTCCAGGGGCTGGCGCGGCGTTGGGGCGTTCGGATCGAAAAGACTGCCCGCTTTGAAGAACAGGCCCATTTTGCCGGCGCCCACGCCACCGAATGGCAGGCGCGCATCGGCCCGCTGCCGACCCCGGCACAGAGTTGA
- a CDS encoding organic hydroperoxide resistance protein codes for MSDTKTLYTAQVHVTGGREGHARSSDGRLDLPLSTPGGPGQGTNPEQLFAAGWSACFEGAMVIAAKGKGVTLPDDLAIDAAVSLCHGDEGYSLAARLNVSVPGLAPDMARQIIEQAHRTCPYSKAIKGNIDALVTLV; via the coding sequence ATGTCCGACACCAAGACGCTCTATACCGCCCAGGTCCATGTGACCGGTGGACGCGAAGGTCACGCCCGCAGTTCCGATGGGCGCCTCGACCTTCCTCTTTCCACGCCCGGCGGACCGGGGCAGGGGACCAATCCCGAACAATTGTTCGCGGCCGGCTGGTCTGCCTGTTTCGAAGGCGCGATGGTGATCGCTGCGAAGGGGAAGGGCGTGACCCTGCCGGATGACCTGGCGATCGATGCGGCGGTGTCGCTGTGCCATGGCGACGAAGGCTATTCGCTTGCCGCCCGGCTCAATGTCTCGGTACCCGGCCTCGCGCCCGACATGGCCCGGCAGATCATCGAGCAGGCGCACCGCACCTGCCCTTATTCCAAGGCGATCAAGGGCAATATCGATGCCCTGGTCACGCTTGTCTGA
- a CDS encoding alpha/beta hydrolase — protein MRQDIADPARRDFVRVAAAMAATLVAGGSAGRAFAAPVAGANPPALGPIRQIDAGVLNIGYVDMGPRDGAPVLLFHGWPYDIHAFAEVAPLLVAQGHRVIIPHLRGHGSTVFRDAATPRNAQQAALGADGIALMDALGIRHAVVAGFDWGARTADIMAALWPERCKALVSVSGYLIGSQAANAKPLPPAAELQWWYQYYFATERGKAGYAANTNAFNKQIWQLASPRWAFDDATFARSAASFVNPDHVAIVIHNYRWRLGLAEGEPQYDALEAKLAAGPPVTIPAITMEGDANGAPHPDPAAYRAKFAGVYDHRLIDGGIGHNLPQEAPAAFAKAVLDAARMAG, from the coding sequence ATGCGTCAGGATATTGCAGACCCCGCTCGCCGGGATTTCGTTCGTGTCGCAGCCGCCATGGCCGCGACGCTGGTGGCTGGCGGGTCGGCTGGTCGGGCGTTTGCCGCTCCGGTAGCCGGGGCGAACCCGCCTGCGCTGGGCCCGATCCGCCAGATCGACGCCGGTGTGCTCAATATCGGCTATGTCGACATGGGGCCGCGCGATGGCGCGCCGGTCCTGCTGTTCCATGGCTGGCCCTATGACATCCATGCCTTTGCCGAGGTCGCGCCGCTGCTGGTGGCGCAGGGGCACCGGGTCATCATCCCGCATCTGCGCGGCCATGGCAGCACCGTCTTCCGCGACGCAGCCACCCCGCGCAATGCACAGCAGGCGGCGCTGGGCGCGGATGGCATCGCGCTGATGGATGCGCTGGGCATCCGCCACGCGGTGGTGGCCGGCTTCGACTGGGGCGCGCGCACGGCAGACATCATGGCGGCGCTGTGGCCCGAACGGTGCAAGGCGCTGGTGTCGGTCAGCGGCTATCTGATCGGCAGCCAGGCCGCCAATGCCAAGCCGCTGCCGCCCGCCGCCGAACTGCAATGGTGGTATCAATATTATTTCGCGACGGAGCGCGGCAAGGCCGGCTATGCCGCCAATACCAACGCCTTCAACAAGCAGATCTGGCAATTGGCGTCGCCGCGCTGGGCGTTCGACGATGCGACCTTTGCCCGGTCGGCGGCCTCCTTCGTCAATCCCGACCATGTCGCGATCGTCATCCACAATTATCGCTGGCGGCTGGGCCTGGCCGAAGGCGAGCCGCAATATGACGCGCTGGAGGCGAAACTGGCGGCGGGCCCGCCGGTGACGATCCCGGCGATTACGATGGAAGGCGATGCCAATGGCGCGCCGCACCCCGATCCGGCCGCCTATCGCGCGAAGTTCGCGGGCGTTTATGACCATCGGCTGATCGACGGGGGCATCGGTCATAATCTGCCGCAGGAAGCGCCGGCCGCCTTCGCGAAAGCGGTGCTCGACGCCGCACGCATGGCCGGATGA
- a CDS encoding epoxide hydrolase, which yields MNITEPHSTSRRRFMAGAALAGAAGAMPSALRAAIDDTAVRPFRVAIPQVDIATMKRRIAETRWADPQSVADDSQGVRRQTLEPLMRYWAGAYDWRRVEAQLNAQPMFMTRIDGLDIQFIHVRSRHAGALPMILTHGWPGSILEFLKVIGPLTDPTAHGGTADDAFHLVIPSIPGFGFSEKPRVPGWGSDHIGRAWSVLMRRLGYDRYVSQGGDCGSVISQRMAPQHVPGLIGIHLNMPAVVPAEIAHILAAGDPAPATSSAPERRAFDQLAAFYRDNAAYAAMMNTRPQTIGYALVDSPVGMAAWMYEKIAQWTFSDGQPEKLLGRDVILDDLSLYWLTGTGASAARIYWEDHSNNFNARGVIDLPVAISVFPGEIFRAPRSWAERCYSRLHYFNAVADGGHFAAWEQPMLFAQELRAAFRSLR from the coding sequence ATGAACATCACGGAACCCCATTCGACATCACGCCGCCGGTTCATGGCAGGTGCTGCATTGGCAGGCGCGGCCGGCGCCATGCCGTCCGCGCTGCGGGCCGCGATCGACGACACGGCTGTTCGGCCCTTTCGCGTCGCCATCCCGCAGGTGGACATTGCAACGATGAAGCGGCGCATCGCCGAAACCCGCTGGGCCGATCCCCAGTCGGTCGCTGATGACAGCCAGGGCGTGCGGCGCCAGACGCTGGAACCGCTGATGCGCTACTGGGCGGGCGCCTATGACTGGCGCCGGGTCGAGGCGCAGCTCAATGCGCAGCCGATGTTCATGACCCGGATCGACGGGCTCGACATCCAGTTCATCCATGTCCGTTCGCGTCATGCTGGCGCCTTGCCGATGATCCTGACCCATGGCTGGCCGGGGTCGATCCTGGAATTTCTGAAGGTCATCGGTCCGCTGACCGATCCGACCGCGCATGGCGGCACGGCGGACGACGCCTTCCACCTCGTCATTCCCTCGATCCCTGGCTTCGGCTTTTCCGAAAAGCCCCGCGTGCCGGGCTGGGGATCCGACCATATCGGTCGGGCCTGGTCAGTGCTGATGCGGCGGCTGGGCTATGACCGCTATGTCAGCCAGGGCGGCGATTGCGGATCGGTGATCTCGCAGCGCATGGCTCCGCAGCATGTGCCGGGCCTGATCGGCATCCATCTCAACATGCCGGCCGTGGTGCCGGCCGAGATCGCCCATATCCTTGCCGCCGGCGATCCCGCCCCCGCCACCTCGAGCGCGCCGGAACGCCGGGCCTTCGACCAACTCGCCGCCTTCTATCGCGACAATGCCGCCTATGCCGCGATGATGAACACGCGGCCGCAGACGATCGGCTATGCGCTAGTGGACTCGCCGGTCGGCATGGCGGCGTGGATGTACGAGAAGATCGCGCAATGGACCTTTAGCGACGGCCAGCCCGAGAAGCTGCTGGGCCGCGATGTCATCCTCGACGATCTTTCGCTCTACTGGCTGACCGGCACTGGCGCCTCGGCCGCCCGGATCTATTGGGAAGATCATAGCAATAATTTCAACGCGCGCGGTGTCATCGACCTGCCGGTCGCTATCAGCGTCTTCCCCGGCGAGATTTTCCGCGCGCCCAGAAGCTGGGCCGAGCGCTGCTACAGCCGCCTCCATTATTTCAACGCGGTGGCCGATGGCGGCCATTTCGCCGCCTGGGAACAGCCGATGCTGTTCGCACAGGAACTGCGCGCCGCCTTCCGTTCGCTGCGCTGA
- a CDS encoding alpha/beta hydrolase produces the protein MRTLIMGALLVGLAASNAQAQPVKPTIILVHGAFADGSSWNGVIPFLEQDGYRVVAAPNPLRGVRADADVVADLVRSIAGPVILVGHSYGGSVISEAAAGQANVKGLVYVAAFAPDVGETAIGLTGKFPGSTLGPALAPPVSLGSGGKDLYILQARFHDQFAADVPPAEARLMAAGQRPIAEAALSEAATQAAWKTVPSWFIYGDADRNIPPAAMAFMAQRAAARQSVVIRGASHVVMVSHAPEVARLIEKAATAD, from the coding sequence ATGCGGACTCTCATCATGGGCGCATTGCTGGTGGGGCTTGCCGCAAGCAATGCCCAGGCCCAGCCGGTCAAGCCGACCATCATTCTTGTCCATGGCGCCTTTGCCGACGGTTCCAGCTGGAACGGGGTGATCCCCTTCCTTGAACAGGATGGCTATCGGGTGGTCGCCGCGCCCAATCCGCTGCGCGGCGTGCGCGCCGATGCCGATGTCGTGGCCGATCTGGTTCGCAGCATCGCCGGGCCGGTGATCCTGGTCGGTCATTCCTATGGAGGGTCGGTGATCAGCGAGGCTGCGGCCGGCCAGGCCAATGTGAAGGGGCTGGTCTATGTCGCCGCCTTCGCGCCGGACGTCGGCGAAACCGCCATCGGCCTGACCGGCAAATTCCCCGGCAGCACGCTAGGGCCGGCACTGGCACCGCCGGTCTCGCTCGGTTCGGGAGGCAAGGATCTCTATATCCTGCAGGCCCGCTTCCATGACCAGTTCGCCGCCGACGTGCCGCCGGCCGAAGCGCGCCTGATGGCGGCGGGGCAGCGCCCGATTGCCGAGGCCGCCCTGTCGGAAGCCGCGACCCAGGCAGCGTGGAAGACCGTGCCGTCCTGGTTCATCTATGGCGACGCCGACCGCAACATCCCGCCCGCCGCCATGGCCTTCATGGCGCAGCGCGCAGCGGCGCGGCAGAGCGTGGTGATCCGCGGCGCATCGCATGTCGTGATGGTATCGCACGCACCCGAAGTCGCCCGGCTGATCGAAAAGGCGGCGACTGCCGACTGA
- a CDS encoding SDR family oxidoreductase, giving the protein MSRIAFVTGANKGLGKEVVRQLGQAGMTMLLGSRDAGRGAEAVAELRAEGIDVQSIRIDVTSDASVIAAAAQIEAEHGRIDILVNNAGMLRRVPTIETSAANMRETYDTNVFGLVRVTRQMLPLLVQSDAPRIVNIASTSASLALTSDPATLFGQSDTILAYASSKTAILMLTQHYAHAFQRSAEHQHIRINSVTPGHIATDLNGHAGTRTVEQGARVVMTFATLPDDGPNGGFFNEDGPLPW; this is encoded by the coding sequence ATGAGCCGGATCGCGTTCGTCACTGGCGCCAACAAGGGGCTGGGCAAGGAAGTGGTGCGCCAGCTCGGCCAGGCCGGCATGACGATGCTGCTCGGCAGCCGCGATGCCGGGCGCGGCGCAGAGGCGGTGGCGGAACTGCGCGCCGAGGGGATCGACGTCCAGTCGATCCGCATCGACGTGACCAGCGACGCCAGCGTGATCGCGGCCGCCGCTCAGATCGAGGCTGAGCATGGCCGGATCGACATATTGGTCAATAATGCCGGCATGTTGCGGCGCGTGCCGACGATCGAGACGTCGGCGGCGAACATGCGCGAAACCTACGACACTAATGTCTTTGGCCTGGTGCGGGTGACGCGGCAGATGCTGCCGCTGCTGGTCCAATCCGACGCGCCGCGCATCGTCAACATCGCCAGCACCAGCGCCTCGCTCGCGCTCACCAGCGATCCCGCCACTCTGTTCGGCCAGTCGGACACGATCCTGGCCTATGCCTCGTCCAAGACCGCCATTTTGATGCTGACGCAACATTATGCCCACGCTTTCCAGCGCAGCGCGGAGCACCAGCACATCCGCATAAACAGCGTGACGCCTGGCCATATCGCCACCGACCTCAACGGCCATGCCGGCACCCGCACCGTCGAACAGGGCGCGCGGGTGGTCATGACCTTTGCGACGCTGCCGGACGATGGCCCCAATGGCGGCTTCTTCAATGAGGATGGCCCCCTGCCCTGGTAG
- a CDS encoding LysR family transcriptional regulator, with product MMPSVAEMEAVLAVARHGGFRAAARDLCLSSSALSHAVAVLEERLDVRLFNRTTRSVILTTAGEQFVAGIAPALQAIAQIVDDLGANASEPSGTLRINTSPGAARMMLQPIILEYGRRYPQVTVEVVTESALVDITGQGFDAGARLADAIPPDMIAVPIFPQLRMIVVGAPAYLVGRRAPIVPADLLDHRCIGMRLSSGRLYRWEFERHGEATLIDAPGNLILDATDLILDAAVDGAGLAYVEERGALPHIAAGRLVPLLDEWTPPFAGLSLYFAGRRHIPRKLQALIDLIREGHRLNYDLTNSILR from the coding sequence ATGATGCCGAGCGTTGCGGAGATGGAGGCGGTGCTGGCGGTCGCCCGCCATGGCGGCTTTCGCGCGGCAGCGCGTGATCTGTGCCTATCTTCGTCCGCGCTCAGCCATGCGGTCGCCGTACTGGAGGAAAGGCTGGACGTGCGCCTGTTCAACCGGACGACACGCAGCGTGATACTGACGACTGCGGGTGAGCAGTTCGTGGCCGGGATCGCGCCGGCATTGCAGGCGATTGCCCAAATTGTGGACGATCTGGGCGCCAATGCCAGCGAGCCGTCCGGCACGCTGCGGATCAACACTTCGCCCGGCGCAGCCCGCATGATGCTGCAACCGATCATCCTTGAATATGGTCGTCGCTATCCTCAGGTCACGGTCGAAGTCGTGACCGAAAGCGCGCTGGTCGACATTACGGGCCAAGGCTTTGACGCGGGCGCGCGGCTGGCCGATGCGATCCCGCCCGACATGATTGCCGTGCCGATCTTTCCGCAACTGCGGATGATAGTCGTCGGCGCACCGGCCTATCTGGTTGGGCGTCGTGCCCCGATCGTGCCAGCCGATCTGCTGGACCATCGCTGCATTGGCATGCGGCTATCCAGCGGACGCCTCTATCGCTGGGAGTTCGAGCGGCATGGAGAGGCGACGCTGATTGACGCGCCAGGCAATCTCATCCTCGACGCGACCGACCTGATCCTGGACGCGGCCGTCGATGGCGCGGGGCTGGCCTATGTCGAGGAGCGCGGCGCGCTGCCCCATATTGCCGCCGGTCGGCTGGTCCCACTGCTCGACGAATGGACGCCGCCCTTTGCCGGCCTGTCGCTCTATTTTGCCGGGCGTCGCCATATTCCGCGCAAGTTGCAGGCGCTGATCGACCTGATCCGCGAGGGGCACAGACTAAACTATGATTTGACCAACTCGATTCTGCGCTAG
- the ectB gene encoding diaminobutyrate--2-oxoglutarate transaminase: MTVTTQPKPTSTMPDTAIYERRESAVRSYARAMPRQFNRAEGVWMHDNQGGRYLDFLSGCSTLNYGHNHPVLKAALLDYIAGDGITHGLDLHTDAKADFLATLEDVILRPRGLDYRAMFTGPTGTNAVEAAIKLARKITGRELVIAFTNGFHGMTLGALACTGNAAKRGGAGVPLSHVAHEPYDGYHGPDVDTADLLERRLSDPSSGLDAPAAILVETVQGEGGLNAASPQWLRRIAEIARRHGALMIVDDIQAGCGRTDNFFSFEGMGFTPDIVTMAKSLSGMGLPFALTLFRPELDQWAPGEHNGTFRGNNHAFVTATAALRHFWSDAQFEQDIARRGALLERRLDAMAAEHGLSTRGRGMMRGIDVGSGEIAQTITAACFAQGLIIETSGAHDEIVKILAPLVIEDATLSAGLDILEESIRSALTVTYGVAAE; the protein is encoded by the coding sequence ATGACCGTCACGACCCAGCCCAAACCCACCAGCACCATGCCCGACACGGCCATTTATGAGCGGCGCGAATCCGCCGTGCGCAGCTATGCCCGCGCCATGCCGCGCCAGTTCAACCGCGCGGAAGGCGTGTGGATGCACGACAATCAGGGCGGCCGCTATCTCGACTTCCTGTCGGGTTGCTCCACGCTCAACTATGGCCATAACCACCCGGTCCTGAAGGCCGCGCTGCTCGACTATATCGCCGGCGACGGTATCACCCATGGCCTCGACCTGCACACCGATGCCAAGGCCGACTTCCTTGCCACGCTGGAGGATGTGATCCTGCGTCCCCGCGGGCTTGATTATCGCGCCATGTTCACCGGGCCGACCGGCACCAATGCGGTCGAGGCCGCGATCAAGCTGGCGCGCAAGATCACCGGTCGCGAACTGGTGATCGCCTTCACCAACGGCTTTCACGGCATGACGCTGGGCGCGCTCGCCTGCACCGGCAATGCCGCCAAGCGCGGCGGCGCGGGCGTGCCGCTGAGCCATGTCGCCCATGAACCCTATGACGGCTATCATGGTCCCGATGTCGATACCGCCGACCTGCTGGAGCGGCGCCTGTCCGATCCGTCGAGCGGCCTCGACGCGCCGGCCGCCATCCTGGTGGAGACGGTGCAGGGGGAAGGCGGCCTCAATGCCGCCTCGCCGCAATGGCTGCGCCGGATTGCCGAGATCGCCAGGCGCCATGGCGCGCTGATGATCGTCGACGACATCCAGGCCGGCTGTGGCCGCACCGACAATTTCTTCAGCTTCGAAGGCATGGGCTTCACCCCCGACATCGTCACCATGGCGAAGTCGCTGTCGGGCATGGGCCTGCCCTTCGCGCTCACCCTGTTCCGTCCGGAACTGGATCAATGGGCGCCGGGCGAACATAATGGCACCTTCCGGGGCAATAACCATGCCTTCGTCACCGCCACCGCCGCGCTGCGCCATTTCTGGAGCGATGCGCAGTTCGAGCAGGATATCGCCCGTCGCGGCGCGCTGCTGGAACGGCGGCTGGACGCGATGGCGGCCGAACATGGCCTGTCGACGCGCGGCCGCGGCATGATGCGCGGCATCGACGTCGGATCGGGCGAAATCGCTCAGACCATTACCGCCGCCTGCTTTGCGCAGGGGCTCATCATCGAAACCAGCGGCGCGCATGACGAGATCGTCAAGATACTGGCGCCCCTCGTGATCGAGGACGCCACGCTGTCGGCCGGCCTCGACATTCTCGAGGAGAGCATCCGGTCCGCGCTGACCGTCACCTATGGCGTCGCCGCAGAATAA
- a CDS encoding cytochrome P460 family protein gives MTRIGTLALGMAALLLGGSVVFAGPAREAQASPIYGVPLPKGYRDWKLISVAQENGRNDDIRAILGNAIAVKAFCDGKRPFPDGAVIVRLAWRYQASPRNDAVFPAPQSFVAGAPTNVQVSVKDAKRYGATGGWGYGQFEGGRPNPDPAVVQSCFACHQKLEGLEKGRDLVFTDYAE, from the coding sequence ATGACACGGATCGGCACTCTGGCCCTGGGCATGGCGGCATTGCTGCTGGGCGGATCGGTGGTCTTCGCCGGCCCAGCCCGCGAGGCACAGGCTTCCCCGATTTATGGCGTGCCCCTGCCCAAGGGCTATCGAGACTGGAAACTGATCAGCGTGGCGCAGGAAAATGGCAGGAATGACGATATTCGCGCGATCCTGGGCAATGCCATCGCGGTGAAGGCCTTTTGCGATGGCAAGCGGCCTTTTCCTGATGGCGCGGTGATCGTTCGGCTGGCCTGGCGTTATCAGGCCTCGCCGCGCAACGATGCGGTGTTTCCCGCGCCGCAATCCTTTGTCGCCGGCGCGCCGACCAATGTGCAGGTCAGCGTCAAGGATGCGAAGCGCTACGGCGCGACCGGCGGTTGGGGCTATGGCCAGTTCGAGGGCGGTCGACCCAATCCCGACCCGGCCGTGGTGCAGAGCTGCTTTGCCTGTCACCAGAAGCTGGAGGGGCTAGAAAAGGGCAGGGATTTAGTCTTCACCGACTATGCCGAATAA
- a CDS encoding aldehyde dehydrogenase family protein: MQKISENYIDGRFQPVSGDEQAPLFNPATEEQIGIVRLSNAADVDTAVAAAKRAFPVMAHSTVPERIAMLRRLADVVAAHGDAMASAMGQEYGAPTYFIDYSARRAGSAFFDMANVLESYTWQRRIGAAEVEMRPIGVAAAITPWNSNFGFICAKLATAIAAGTSIVIKPSEMSALQTHVLLQALHQADLPAGALNIVNGSGAVAGAALTAHRDIAKISFTGSTGTGRAILHAAAERMARVTLELGGKGAQIILDDADLDTVAAQALASGFINSGQACIAGTRILVPAGLKAALQDRLVAALDHWPVGPASDPSSRIGPMVSQKQWDRVQSYIRLGQAEGATLLAGGEERPMGLDRGWFVRPTLFTDVDNDMRIAREEIFGPVLAIIAYQDEADAIRIANDSDYGLQNYLLGTDPDRLKRVARQLDSGRVVINGAAHEPLAPFGGVKQSGIGREFGSFGLDAFLEPRTVLA, translated from the coding sequence ATGCAGAAGATCAGCGAAAATTATATCGACGGCCGGTTCCAGCCTGTTTCGGGCGATGAACAGGCGCCCTTGTTCAACCCTGCTACGGAAGAGCAGATCGGCATCGTCCGCCTGTCCAACGCAGCGGATGTGGATACCGCGGTAGCGGCGGCGAAGCGGGCCTTTCCCGTGATGGCTCATAGCACGGTGCCCGAACGCATCGCGATGCTGCGGCGCCTGGCCGATGTGGTCGCCGCCCATGGCGATGCCATGGCATCCGCAATGGGCCAGGAATATGGCGCCCCGACCTATTTCATTGACTATAGCGCACGGCGCGCAGGCTCAGCCTTCTTCGACATGGCCAATGTGCTGGAAAGCTATACCTGGCAGCGCCGGATCGGGGCTGCGGAGGTCGAAATGCGCCCGATCGGCGTCGCGGCTGCGATCACGCCATGGAACAGCAATTTCGGCTTCATCTGCGCCAAGCTGGCCACCGCGATTGCAGCCGGCACATCCATCGTCATCAAGCCGTCCGAGATGAGCGCGCTCCAGACCCATGTCCTGCTGCAGGCGCTGCACCAAGCCGACCTGCCAGCGGGCGCGCTCAACATCGTCAACGGATCGGGCGCGGTCGCCGGTGCCGCGCTCACGGCCCACCGCGACATCGCCAAGATCAGCTTCACCGGATCGACCGGCACCGGCCGGGCGATCCTGCATGCCGCCGCCGAACGGATGGCCCGCGTCACGCTCGAACTGGGCGGCAAGGGCGCACAGATCATCCTCGACGATGCCGATCTCGATACCGTCGCTGCCCAAGCCCTGGCGAGCGGCTTCATCAACAGCGGCCAGGCCTGCATTGCCGGCACCCGCATTCTGGTTCCCGCCGGCTTGAAGGCCGCGTTGCAGGATCGTTTGGTCGCCGCGCTGGATCACTGGCCGGTCGGCCCGGCCAGTGATCCTTCATCGCGCATCGGACCAATGGTCAGCCAGAAGCAATGGGACCGGGTGCAATCCTATATCCGGCTCGGCCAGGCGGAGGGCGCAACCCTGCTGGCGGGCGGAGAAGAACGTCCCATGGGCCTGGATCGCGGCTGGTTCGTCCGCCCTACCCTGTTCACTGATGTCGACAACGACATGCGCATCGCGCGCGAGGAGATATTCGGCCCGGTGCTAGCGATCATCGCCTATCAGGACGAAGCGGATGCGATCCGGATCGCCAACGATAGCGATTATGGCCTGCAAAATTATCTGCTGGGTACCGACCCCGACCGGCTGAAGCGCGTAGCAAGACAGCTGGACTCAGGCCGGGTCGTCATCAACGGCGCGGCACATGAGCCGCTCGCCCCCTTTGGCGGGGTCAAACAGTCAGGCATCGGCCGCGAATTTGGCAGCTTCGGCCTCGACGCCTTCCTCGAACCGCGCACGGTGCTGGCATGA
- a CDS encoding MarR family transcriptional regulator → MPIIGAIFNPKAEIIFHIMKYVTRNFWPRWRFAGLRAMRFPMDSEIASLTLRALRRVLRATEIGSRQLATTTGLTPSQLLVLREIDTRLSVTPSAVAQALQFSQATITAIVDRLVALGFVQRQRGERDKRQIHLTLLPAGRDALADAPDPLQKRFTDRFDALPTWEQAMILAATERLAMLMDADSIDAAPLLDSGRIDRSEPH, encoded by the coding sequence ATGCCGATAATCGGCGCCATCTTCAACCCCAAAGCCGAAATTATATTTCATATAATGAAGTATGTGACGAGGAACTTTTGGCCCCGTTGGCGCTTTGCGGGACTTCGCGCTATGCGCTTTCCCATGGATTCCGAAATTGCCTCCCTGACCCTGCGCGCGCTGCGCCGCGTCCTGCGCGCGACCGAAATCGGCAGTCGCCAGCTGGCGACGACGACCGGACTCACGCCGTCGCAATTGCTGGTACTGCGGGAAATCGACACGCGCCTGTCCGTTACCCCCTCCGCCGTGGCGCAGGCGCTGCAATTCAGCCAGGCGACGATCACCGCGATCGTCGACCGACTGGTCGCGCTCGGCTTCGTCCAGCGCCAGCGCGGCGAACGCGACAAGCGCCAGATCCACCTGACCCTGCTGCCCGCCGGCCGTGACGCCCTGGCCGACGCCCCCGACCCGCTGCAGAAGCGCTTCACCGATCGCTTCGACGCCCTTCCCACCTGGGAACAGGCCATGATCCTCGCCGCGACGGAAAGGCTGGCGATGCTTATGGATGCAGATTCGATCGACGCCGCACCGCTGCTCGACAGCGGCCGGATCGACCGGTCAGAGCCGCATTGA